From one Microbacter margulisiae genomic stretch:
- a CDS encoding peptidase U32 family protein: protein MQLSDFEIMAPVGSWESLTAAIQGGADSIYFGIENLNMRSRSSNNFTINDLSTIVSICKENGIKSYLTLNTVLYDKDISLMHKIADKAKESGVSAIIASDIAAMQYANQIGLEVHLSTQLNISNIDALKFYAQFATVVVLARELNLDQVSAIHQQIINENIRGKNNQHVRIEMFAHGALCMAVSGKCYLSLHEMNASANRGECMQVCRRGYTVKDKDSDIELEIDNEYIMSPKDLKTIHFLNKMIDAGVTVFKIEGRARSAEYVRTVASCYKEAIIAYLDNSFTDEKIAEWDRRLKQVFNRGFWNGYYLGQRLGEWSKNYGSEATKRKLYIGKVTNYFNQIGVAECVIETNEVNIGDELLFVGATTGSQLEKVNEIRVDLQPVESAKKGTYFSLPVAEKVHRNDKIYKWIDVIPGKK, encoded by the coding sequence ATGCAATTATCTGATTTTGAAATAATGGCTCCTGTTGGTTCCTGGGAATCACTTACGGCAGCCATACAAGGAGGCGCCGATTCCATCTATTTTGGAATAGAAAACCTCAATATGCGTTCACGCTCATCCAATAACTTTACCATAAATGATTTAAGTACGATTGTATCTATTTGCAAAGAGAATGGCATTAAAAGCTACCTGACTTTAAATACCGTCCTTTATGATAAGGATATCTCGCTTATGCATAAGATCGCTGATAAAGCAAAAGAATCGGGTGTGTCAGCTATCATAGCATCGGACATTGCAGCCATGCAATATGCCAATCAGATCGGACTGGAAGTTCATCTTTCAACTCAGTTAAACATTTCAAATATCGATGCATTAAAATTCTATGCACAATTTGCCACTGTCGTTGTTTTAGCGAGGGAACTTAATTTAGATCAGGTTTCTGCTATCCATCAGCAAATTATCAATGAAAATATAAGAGGAAAAAATAATCAGCATGTCCGAATTGAAATGTTTGCCCATGGTGCACTTTGCATGGCCGTGTCTGGAAAATGCTATTTAAGTCTTCATGAAATGAATGCTTCCGCTAACCGGGGCGAATGTATGCAGGTTTGTCGCAGAGGCTATACGGTAAAGGACAAAGATTCAGATATTGAATTAGAGATAGATAATGAATACATTATGTCTCCTAAAGATCTGAAAACAATCCATTTCCTCAATAAAATGATTGATGCCGGCGTTACTGTTTTCAAAATAGAAGGAAGAGCACGCAGCGCCGAATATGTAAGAACAGTTGCCTCCTGCTATAAAGAAGCAATAATTGCTTATTTGGACAATTCATTCACAGATGAAAAAATTGCAGAATGGGACAGGCGTCTCAAGCAAGTTTTCAACAGAGGCTTTTGGAATGGATATTATTTAGGACAACGGTTGGGTGAATGGAGTAAAAATTATGGTTCTGAAGCCACCAAGCGAAAACTCTACATTGGTAAAGTTACCAATTATTTTAATCAAATTGGTGTTGCCGAATGCGTTATAGAAACAAACGAAGTCAACATAGGAGACGAATTACTGTTCGTTGGCGCAACAACAGGAAGCCAGCTTGAAAAAGTAAATGAAATCAGAGTCGATTTGCAACCTGTGGAATCGGCAAAAAAAGGTACCTATTTTTCTCTTCCTGTCGCTGAAAAAGTACATCGTAACGACAAAATCTATAAATGGATCGACGTCATTCCGGGAAAAAAATAG